A window of Diabrotica virgifera virgifera chromosome 9, PGI_DIABVI_V3a contains these coding sequences:
- the LOC114324900 gene encoding uncharacterized protein LOC114324900 — protein sequence MMKFVLISVLVALAVADPQPGAVEVLGGLGKTVNGAVDATARGAKSLFGIETPKVAVNLNVCAASIPSIYQFYAALGVRLVPNTYWCTCPPGYNYLNVPFTVTTS from the exons GTACTCATTTCCGTGCTTGTAGCACTTGCTGTTGCTGATCCTCAGCCAGGTGCGGTAGAAGTTTTGGGAGGACTGGGGAAAACTGTAAATGGAGCTGTAGATGCTACTGCTAGAGGAGCCAAAAGCCTTTTTGGAATTGAAA cgCCAAAAGTCGCTGTCAACCTAAATGTGTGTGCTGCATCTATACCTTCAATTTATCAGTTCTATGCTGCACTTGGAGTTAGACTGGTTCCTAACACCTATTGGTGTACCTGCCCACCAGGTTACAACTATCTGAACGTACCATTTACTGTAACCACGTCTTAA
- the LOC126892934 gene encoding uncharacterized protein LOC126892934 — protein MNKTPTLLLKLVILSAIFVCIHGNVILPPKKCYFSQGIERFMGSISNTFSDLVNFFSKKPLTSMNPTIIHVQDGPSGQVVVPGASCCPPAVCCATCYCKAG, from the coding sequence GTTATACTTTCCGCCATATTTGTATGCATCCATGGCAATGTTATACTACCAcccaaaaaatgttatttctcTCAAGGCATAGAGCGATTTATGGGATCAATATCAAACACCTTCTCTGATCTAGTCAACTTCTTCTCAAAAAAACCGCTGACATCAATGAACCCCACCATAATACATGTTCAAGATGGACCCTCAGGACAAGTAGTTGTTCCAGGTGCGTCATGCTGTCCCCCTGCAGTTTGCTGTGCGACCTGCTACTGCAAAGCaggttaa